The Mytilus edulis chromosome 12, xbMytEdul2.2, whole genome shotgun sequence genome contains a region encoding:
- the LOC139498637 gene encoding jmjC domain-containing protein D-like, which translates to MTSFAAICTYLFILSDILNIFECKVGFHKDMSMDIAFPPVIKHTSSSAIPLGHLRPLGYQRKPAGKVKEILDMPDAHSFEMKYVKQSRPVVIREALKDLPVFNTWKEDKYLKDKFGNLSITTTIKKQLQRRVQSLMQFKKFLLDYMYDDWWLATTMPKEMANELPLPDCLRCGSYRQRLQEAELWMSSGGTASLLHSHDDHNIHCVLFGRKDFIVIDEQYKSSFDYTEKYHNAGSGFSKLDMDMINMFKNKDIANIPWSYATINQGDCILIPAGYLHQVRSYGRGISFSILFAPSKVFDSSDCKLTTDENGQKKEERLSDAAYVWVVRDSKRQISAMNMEPSILKKYLDLLLRADDEIHYEKFEHFFEDALEQYPDHTSAREAFDVLTDKPGQTELTRDQLENIKPNKLVHLSRIFNDARTKQGNFVRDEL; encoded by the exons ATGACTTCGTTTGCGGCCATTTGTACTTACTTGTTTATACTTAgtgatattttgaatatatttgaatGCAAAGTAGGATTTCATAAAGACATGTCTATGGACATTGCATTCCCACCGGTCATCAAACATACATCATCATCTGCCATCCCACTCGGACATCTGAGACCATTAG GATATCAACGGAAACCAGCTGGTAAAGTTAAAGAAATCTTAGACATGCCCGATGCCCATTCATTTGAGATGAAATATGTCAAACAAAGTCGACCTGTTGTAATACGGGAAGCACTAAAAGACTTACCGGTATTTAATACTTGGAAAGAAGATAAATATTTAAAGGACAA ATTTGGTAATCTGAGTATAACAACTACAATAAAGAAACAGTTACAGAGACGAGTTCAGAGCCTTATGCAGTTTAAAAAATTCCTTCTAGATTATATGTATGATGACTGGTGGCTTGCGACCACGATGCCCAAAGAAATGGCGAATGAACTTCCT CTTCCCGACTGTTTACGATGTGGCTCCTACAGACAAAGGTTACAGGAAGCAGAATTGTGGATGAGCAGTGGCGGAACAGCTTCACTACTCCATAGCCATGACGACCATAACATCCATTGTGTTCTGTTTGGAAGGAAAGATTTTATAGTGATAGATGAACAATACAAATCGTCTTTTGATTATACAGAGAAG TACCACAATGCCGGCTCTGGATTTTCCAAGTTAGACATGGATATGATAAACATGTTCAAAAATAAAGACATTGCTAATATACCATGGTCGTATGCAACAATAAATCAGGGAGACTGTATACTCATCCCAGCTG GTTATTTACATCAGGTCAGGTCATATGGTCGTGGTATCTCCTTCAGCATATTATTTGCTCCGTCTAAAGTGTTTGATTCATCAGATTGTAAGCTTACCACTGATGAGAATGGAcagaagaaagaagaaagattgtCTGATGCAGCATATGTTTGGGTTGTTAGAGATTCCAAAAGG CAAATATCTGCAATGAACATGGAACCATCTATTTTGAAGAAATACCTTGATTTATTATTGAGGGCTGATGATGAAATTCACTATGAAAAATTTGAACATTTCTTTGAAGATGCTTTGGAACAG tATCCTGACCATACCTCAGCCAGAGAGGCTTTCGATGTTCTAACAGATAAACCTGGACAAACAGAGCTTACCAGAGACCAATTGGaaaatataaaaccaaacaaaCTTGTGCATCTTTCTAGAATTTTTAATGATGCACGTACCAAACAAGGCAACTTTGTACGTGACGAActttaa
- the LOC139498638 gene encoding uncharacterized protein, translated as MATSKPTSTTDYVCEINNGVHSMNSLLGHCIVDLRDLLKKKNSTEETQAVLQLDEKFCGEKDHLKNQLDEFYNLYEQLRPSTLLRDKKGRNGEEQEDSGYMGSQGSNLIGSGYIHSSNSGIQDATPHDTSQVRKARILTTSVIEHLDLPFNKDS; from the exons ATGGCAACATCGAAGCCAACTTCTACGACGGATTACGTTTGTGAGATTAACAACGGGGTACACAGTATGAACAGTCTTCTTGGACATTGTATAGTCGATCTTCGTGAtcttttaaagaagaaaaattcTACAGAAGAAACCCAGGCAGTTTTACAACTAGACGAAAAATTCTGTGGTGAAAAAGACCATCTAAAAAATCAATTGGACGAATTTTACAATCTCTATGAACAATTAAGACCATCCACACTATTGAGGGATAAGAAAGGGC GCAATGGGGAAGAACAAGAGGACAGTGGATACATGGGTAGTCAAGGCTCAAATCTTATTGGAAGCG GTTACATACATAGTTCAAACAGCGGAATACAGGACGCAACACCACATGATACTTCACAG gtAAGGAAAGCAAGAATTTTGACCACGTCCGTCATTGAACATCTAGATCTACCTTTCAACAAAGATTCCTGA